From one Thermanaeromonas sp. C210 genomic stretch:
- a CDS encoding helix-turn-helix transcriptional regulator yields MQLTPRQEKIVEIVKRHGPITSQQIAAMLNLTRAALRPDLAILTMSGILEARPRVGYFYHGGSVQALIADEIKKIKVGDVKGLPKVIRRDASVYDAIVALFIEDVGTLMVVDGEGHLEGVVSRKDLLKAAIGGTANLQQMPVSVVMTRMPNIVCTTPDESILHAARKIIEHEVDALPVVRPVGPSGNKLEVVGRITKTTIARLFVELGTAGR; encoded by the coding sequence GTGCAGCTTACGCCGCGGCAAGAGAAAATAGTGGAGATCGTGAAGCGCCATGGTCCCATCACGAGCCAACAGATCGCTGCCATGTTGAATCTAACCAGAGCCGCTCTACGCCCCGACCTGGCCATCTTAACCATGTCGGGGATCTTGGAAGCTCGTCCCCGGGTGGGGTATTTTTATCACGGTGGTTCGGTACAAGCCCTGATAGCGGATGAGATAAAAAAAATTAAGGTAGGAGATGTCAAGGGCCTGCCCAAGGTAATCCGACGAGACGCCTCGGTTTACGATGCCATCGTAGCCCTATTTATCGAAGATGTCGGCACTTTAATGGTGGTCGACGGTGAAGGCCACCTAGAAGGTGTGGTGTCGCGGAAGGACCTCCTTAAGGCGGCCATCGGCGGCACGGCTAACCTGCAGCAGATGCCCGTCTCGGTGGTAATGACCCGCATGCCCAATATAGTCTGTACGACGCCGGACGAGAGCATCCTGCACGCCGCCAGGAAGATTATCGAGCACGAGGTGGATGCCCTGCCGGTGGTACGGCCGGTGGGCCCTTCGGGCAACAAGCTGGAAGTCGTCGGCCGCATCACCAAGACCACCATTGCCAGGTTGTTTGTGGAATTGGGCACGGCCGGCAGGTAG
- the glyS gene encoding glycine--tRNA ligase subunit beta has protein sequence MRRDLLLEIGTEEMPARVLPSVLTQLGDLAGRLFKEERLTYQDVAVYGTPRRLVLYVSGLAETQEELIREIKGPPVRAAFTADGQPTRAALGFAQNQGVAVEELVTRTLPGGEYVFALKKEAGRPALEALPGILIKMIQGLSFPRPMRWGDLELKFIRPIRWLLALFGPDVVPLNLEGLKADRLTYGHRFLAPGPHLVTAPEAYFKVLEENYVIVDHRLRRRLIWEQVENLAHREGGRVKDDPELLEEITFLVEYPTAVCGRLAEEYLKLPPEVVTTPMREHQRYFPVWDGRGEKLLPLFIAVHNGTGEHTDKIRAGYEKVLKARLADASFFYEEDRKTPLASKVEKLAHVLFQENLGTMLDKVERLKKLAVYLACTLDLPEGLWPTVERTAELAKADLATNMVYEFPELQGIMGSYYAAADGEDEEVCRGIRQHYWPRFAGDRLPDSLAGMVVGLADRLDTLVGCFAVGLIPSGSQDPFGLRRCAWGLAATAVELGLHFSLAEAIAQAYDTYTAASIRLPQPLGQTAEELQGFLRGRLEHILEEKGIRYDVAEAVLAVGWDDLAGAYHRARDLEAFRRTEGFPALLTAFTRAFNLARQAQEEYEVEPGRLEEEAERRLYHSLAAAEGECRPYLAQGNYLGALERMADLRGPIDNFFDRVLVMAPDPWLRRNRLALLQRITRLVLQVADFSRLLPD, from the coding sequence TTGAGGCGAGACCTGCTGCTGGAGATCGGTACCGAGGAAATGCCGGCCCGGGTTCTGCCCTCGGTGCTGACGCAACTGGGAGACCTGGCGGGCCGGCTGTTCAAAGAAGAACGGTTGACCTATCAAGATGTGGCGGTGTACGGAACGCCGCGCCGCCTGGTCCTCTATGTTAGCGGCCTGGCGGAAACCCAGGAAGAACTGATCCGCGAAATTAAGGGCCCTCCCGTAAGGGCGGCCTTTACGGCCGATGGCCAGCCTACCAGGGCTGCCCTCGGGTTTGCCCAGAACCAGGGCGTGGCGGTGGAGGAACTGGTAACCAGGACCTTACCCGGCGGGGAGTATGTCTTTGCCCTCAAAAAGGAGGCCGGCCGCCCCGCCTTGGAGGCTCTGCCCGGTATATTGATAAAAATGATCCAAGGCTTGAGTTTTCCCCGGCCGATGCGCTGGGGAGACCTGGAGCTCAAGTTTATCCGGCCCATCCGTTGGCTCCTGGCTTTATTCGGTCCCGACGTAGTTCCCCTCAATCTGGAGGGCCTGAAGGCGGACCGGCTGACATACGGTCACCGGTTTCTGGCTCCTGGCCCCCATTTAGTGACTGCGCCGGAGGCCTATTTTAAAGTTTTAGAGGAGAACTACGTCATCGTCGACCACCGGCTGCGACGGCGGCTCATATGGGAGCAGGTAGAAAACCTGGCCCACCGGGAGGGCGGAAGGGTTAAGGACGATCCCGAGCTCCTCGAGGAAATTACCTTTCTAGTCGAATATCCCACGGCCGTGTGCGGTCGCCTTGCGGAGGAGTACCTGAAGCTGCCCCCGGAAGTGGTGACCACCCCCATGCGCGAGCACCAGCGCTATTTTCCCGTTTGGGATGGTCGCGGCGAGAAGTTATTGCCCCTTTTCATCGCCGTACATAACGGCACCGGGGAGCATACCGACAAGATACGGGCGGGATATGAAAAAGTGCTGAAAGCCCGTCTGGCCGACGCTTCCTTCTTTTACGAGGAGGATCGCAAGACACCACTGGCGAGCAAGGTGGAAAAGCTGGCCCACGTTCTCTTTCAGGAAAACCTGGGTACCATGCTGGACAAGGTGGAGCGTTTAAAGAAACTGGCGGTATATTTAGCCTGCACCCTGGATCTGCCGGAAGGCCTGTGGCCTACGGTGGAAAGAACGGCCGAACTGGCCAAGGCCGACCTGGCCACCAACATGGTCTATGAGTTCCCCGAGCTCCAGGGAATTATGGGTTCCTACTATGCGGCAGCCGACGGTGAAGACGAGGAAGTTTGTCGCGGGATCCGCCAGCATTACTGGCCCCGCTTTGCCGGCGACCGCCTGCCGGACTCCCTGGCGGGCATGGTGGTCGGATTGGCCGACCGGCTGGATACCCTCGTGGGATGCTTTGCCGTCGGCCTCATCCCTAGCGGCTCCCAAGACCCCTTTGGACTGCGCCGGTGCGCCTGGGGCCTGGCGGCCACGGCGGTAGAATTGGGCCTGCACTTTTCCTTAGCTGAAGCTATAGCCCAGGCTTACGACACCTATACGGCAGCCAGCATCCGCCTGCCCCAGCCTTTAGGCCAGACCGCGGAGGAACTTCAGGGCTTCTTGCGGGGAAGGCTGGAGCATATCCTTGAAGAAAAGGGCATACGCTATGATGTGGCGGAGGCGGTACTGGCGGTGGGCTGGGACGATCTGGCCGGTGCTTATCACCGGGCCCGGGATCTGGAGGCATTCCGCCGGACGGAAGGTTTCCCCGCCCTGCTTACGGCCTTCACCAGGGCTTTTAACCTGGCCCGTCAGGCGCAGGAAGAGTACGAGGTGGAGCCGGGCCGGCTGGAGGAGGAGGCCGAACGCCGACTCTACCACTCCCTTGCGGCTGCCGAAGGGGAGTGCCGGCCTTACCTGGCCCAGGGGAACTATCTGGGCGCCCTAGAAAGAATGGCCGACCTCCGGGGGCCCATCGATAACTTCTTCGACCGTGTTCTGGTCATGGCTCCGGACCCTTGGCTTAGGCGCAATAGGCTGGCCCTGCTCCAGAGAATAACCCGTCTTGTCTTGCAGGTGGCCGATTTTTCCCGCCTGCTTCCTGACTAG
- the glyQ gene encoding glycine--tRNA ligase subunit alpha: MNFQQLILALQNFWADYGCVIQQPYDLEKGAGTMHPATFLRVLGPEPWRVAYVEPSRRPTDGRYGQNPNRLQHYYQFQVILKPSPPEVQDIYLRSLEHLGINPLEHDIRFVEDNWESPTLGAWGLGWEVWLDGMEITQFTYFQQCGGYDLRPVSAEITYGLERLAMYIQQVDSVYDIEWVDGVTYGHIHHQAEVDYSHYNFTAADTGMLFSLFNVYEAEAKRIIEQGLVQPAYDYVLKCSHTFNLLDARGAISVTERTAYIARVRHLARLCATAYLEQRERLGYPLLKAFPQGGIPEGAPGWAAAEDTKDSFDVKGG; this comes from the coding sequence GTGAATTTTCAACAGCTCATCCTTGCCCTTCAGAATTTCTGGGCGGATTATGGTTGTGTTATCCAACAGCCTTACGACCTGGAAAAGGGTGCGGGGACCATGCACCCGGCGACTTTCCTTAGGGTCCTGGGCCCTGAACCATGGCGAGTGGCCTACGTGGAGCCCTCTCGTCGTCCTACCGATGGCCGCTACGGCCAAAACCCCAACCGCCTGCAGCATTATTACCAGTTCCAAGTTATTTTAAAGCCCTCACCTCCCGAAGTGCAGGATATCTACCTTCGGAGCCTGGAACACCTCGGCATTAATCCCCTGGAGCATGATATTCGGTTTGTAGAAGACAACTGGGAATCCCCCACCCTGGGAGCCTGGGGTTTGGGCTGGGAGGTGTGGCTGGACGGAATGGAGATAACCCAGTTCACTTACTTCCAGCAGTGCGGCGGCTATGATCTGCGGCCGGTGAGCGCGGAGATTACCTACGGTCTCGAACGGCTGGCCATGTACATCCAGCAGGTGGACAGCGTTTATGATATAGAGTGGGTAGATGGGGTGACCTACGGCCACATCCACCACCAGGCAGAGGTAGATTATTCCCATTACAATTTTACTGCTGCGGACACCGGCATGCTCTTCTCCCTCTTTAACGTTTACGAGGCCGAAGCCAAGCGCATTATCGAACAGGGGTTGGTGCAGCCGGCCTATGATTACGTCCTGAAGTGTTCCCACACCTTTAATCTGCTGGATGCGCGCGGGGCCATCAGTGTAACCGAAAGAACGGCGTACATAGCCAGGGTACGCCACCTGGCCCGACTCTGCGCTACGGCTTACTTGGAGCAGCGGGAGAGGCTCGGTTATCCCCTCCTCAAGGCCTTCCCCCAAGGGGGGATTCCGGAGGGCGCCCCAGGTTGGGCTGCCGCCGAGGATACAAAGGACAGTTTTGACGTTAAGGGGGGGTAA
- a CDS encoding NUDIX hydrolase, with protein MLRTYPLTPLVGVGAIVVHGEALLLVKRGRPPAKGAWSIPGGKVETGETLTQALRREVEEECGLTIRIGPPVAVLDSIYTDDQGRVKYHYVLVDFWAEYVSGELSPASDVMEARWVPLKEVGNHELTVGTLELLRELGLFADPPHLRPSGLLYRTLRGRTP; from the coding sequence GTGTTACGCACTTATCCCCTTACACCTCTGGTGGGCGTAGGAGCCATCGTTGTACACGGTGAAGCCCTGCTCCTGGTAAAGCGAGGAAGGCCGCCGGCCAAGGGCGCCTGGAGCATACCCGGAGGCAAGGTGGAAACCGGGGAAACCTTAACCCAGGCCCTCCGGAGGGAAGTTGAAGAAGAATGCGGCCTCACCATAAGAATAGGGCCCCCCGTAGCAGTCCTAGACAGCATTTATACCGATGACCAGGGCCGGGTCAAATACCACTATGTTCTGGTGGATTTCTGGGCCGAATACGTCTCAGGTGAACTCTCCCCCGCGTCAGATGTGATGGAAGCCCGCTGGGTCCCCCTAAAGGAAGTGGGTAACCATGAACTCACCGTCGGCACCCTGGAACTGCTGAGGGAACTCGGCCTCTTCGCCGACCCGCCCCACCTCAGGCCTTCCGGGCTGCTTTACCGGACCCTCCGGGGGAGAACTCCCTGA
- the ppdK gene encoding pyruvate, phosphate dikinase encodes MAGKKYIYLFSEGRADMKQLLGGKGANLAEMTNIGLPVPPGITITCEACNEYIRLGRQFPEGLEEELKARLKDLEALNAKKLGDPKDPLLVSVRSGAPVSMPGMMDTILNLGLNDESVKGLAANTNDERFALDCYRRFIQMFGDVVLGIDHDKFEAILEKHKERLGVKFDNELTPAALQEVIAEYKDLVRKEVGRDFPQDPQEQLRMAVRAVFDSWDNPRAIVYRKINKIPDDLGTAVNIQTMVFGNMGPTSGTGVAFTRNPATGEKGIYGEYLINAQGEDVVAGIRTPKPIAELKKEMPDTYRQFEEICALLEKHYRDMQDIEFTIERGKLYILQTRVGKRTAAAAVKIAVDMVEEGLISQEEAILRVDPDQVVQLLHRRVDPEAKVQVIAKGLPASPGAASGKVVFDADEAERKGLDGEKVILVRNETTPDDIHGIVQAQGVLTARGGMTSHAAVVARGMGKPAVVGCGDLKIDVGGKRFFVGSLEVKEGDVISIDGATGNVMLGEVPLVEPQLSGEFQTLLQWADGVRRLKVRANADTPEDARRAREFGAEGIGLARTEHMFMGADRLPVVQQMILAKNKEEREAALAKLLPMQQGDFYEILKVMEGLPVTIRLLDPPLHEFLPSAEELLVEITRLEATGQNPEELEAKRDLLREVRAREEFNPMLGHRGCRLGVTYPEVYAMQARAIFRAVAQLKKEGINVLPEVEIPLVIHVNELRRLRQLVNEVADEVKKETGVDFDYKVGTMIELPRACATADEIAEEAEFFSFGTNDLTQTTFGFSRDDAEAKFLPQYLEEKILKENPFMVLDRQGVGKFMRMAVELGRKTRPELEVGICGEHGGEASSVEFCHLIGLNYVSCSPFRVPVARLAAAQAVIKEKKDKEASYSTE; translated from the coding sequence ATGGCAGGTAAAAAGTACATCTATTTGTTCTCCGAAGGCCGAGCTGATATGAAGCAGCTCCTAGGAGGCAAGGGAGCCAACCTAGCCGAGATGACCAACATCGGCCTGCCGGTGCCGCCGGGAATTACCATCACTTGCGAGGCTTGCAATGAGTATATTCGCCTGGGCAGGCAGTTCCCGGAGGGCCTGGAAGAAGAGTTAAAGGCCAGGCTCAAAGATCTGGAAGCCCTCAACGCTAAGAAGCTGGGAGATCCCAAGGACCCCCTGTTGGTTTCCGTCCGTTCCGGCGCTCCGGTTTCCATGCCGGGTATGATGGACACCATCCTCAACCTGGGGCTCAACGATGAATCGGTTAAGGGCCTGGCGGCCAACACCAATGACGAGCGTTTTGCCCTGGACTGCTACAGGCGGTTTATCCAGATGTTTGGAGACGTGGTCCTGGGCATCGACCATGATAAGTTCGAGGCCATCTTGGAGAAGCACAAGGAACGCCTGGGGGTCAAATTCGATAATGAGCTGACGCCGGCGGCCTTGCAGGAAGTCATCGCCGAGTACAAGGACCTGGTAAGAAAAGAGGTAGGCCGGGACTTCCCCCAGGATCCCCAGGAACAGTTGAGAATGGCGGTGAGGGCCGTCTTCGATTCCTGGGACAACCCGCGGGCCATCGTATATCGTAAGATCAATAAAATACCTGATGATCTGGGGACGGCCGTCAACATCCAGACCATGGTCTTCGGCAACATGGGCCCCACCAGCGGTACAGGGGTGGCCTTTACCCGTAACCCCGCCACGGGAGAAAAGGGCATCTACGGAGAATACCTCATCAACGCCCAGGGCGAGGATGTGGTGGCGGGCATCCGCACCCCCAAGCCGATTGCAGAACTTAAGAAGGAAATGCCCGATACCTACCGGCAGTTTGAAGAGATTTGCGCCCTCCTGGAGAAGCATTACCGCGACATGCAGGATATCGAGTTCACCATCGAGAGGGGCAAGCTCTATATCCTCCAGACCCGTGTAGGCAAGCGTACGGCGGCGGCGGCCGTCAAGATAGCCGTAGACATGGTGGAGGAAGGTCTCATCAGCCAGGAAGAAGCCATCTTAAGGGTGGACCCCGATCAGGTGGTTCAGCTGCTCCACCGGCGCGTAGACCCCGAGGCTAAGGTCCAGGTAATTGCCAAGGGGCTGCCGGCTTCTCCCGGCGCGGCTTCGGGGAAAGTGGTTTTCGATGCCGATGAAGCGGAACGCAAGGGTTTGGACGGGGAAAAGGTTATCCTGGTGCGGAACGAGACTACGCCGGATGATATTCACGGCATAGTCCAGGCCCAGGGCGTATTGACGGCGCGAGGGGGCATGACCAGCCATGCGGCCGTCGTGGCCCGGGGCATGGGCAAGCCGGCGGTTGTAGGTTGTGGAGACCTCAAGATCGACGTGGGCGGTAAGAGATTCTTCGTGGGCAGCCTGGAAGTGAAAGAGGGGGATGTTATTTCCATTGACGGTGCCACGGGCAACGTCATGCTGGGCGAAGTTCCCCTGGTAGAACCCCAATTGAGCGGCGAGTTCCAGACGCTGCTCCAGTGGGCCGATGGGGTCCGGCGCCTCAAGGTCCGCGCCAACGCCGACACTCCTGAAGATGCTCGGCGGGCCAGGGAATTCGGGGCCGAGGGTATAGGCCTCGCCCGTACGGAGCATATGTTTATGGGTGCGGACCGGTTGCCGGTAGTGCAGCAAATGATCCTGGCTAAGAATAAGGAAGAACGGGAGGCTGCCCTGGCCAAGCTTTTGCCCATGCAGCAGGGCGACTTTTATGAGATCCTCAAGGTGATGGAGGGGCTCCCGGTGACCATTCGCCTCTTGGATCCGCCTCTCCATGAGTTCCTGCCCAGCGCCGAAGAGTTGCTGGTGGAAATCACGAGGCTGGAAGCTACCGGCCAAAATCCGGAGGAATTGGAAGCTAAACGGGATCTCTTAAGGGAAGTCCGGGCTAGGGAAGAGTTCAACCCCATGCTAGGCCACCGGGGCTGCCGGCTGGGCGTGACTTATCCCGAGGTGTATGCCATGCAGGCCCGGGCCATCTTCCGGGCGGTCGCCCAGCTTAAGAAAGAGGGCATTAACGTGTTGCCGGAAGTGGAGATCCCCCTGGTCATCCACGTCAATGAGCTGCGGCGCCTGCGCCAGCTCGTCAACGAAGTAGCCGACGAGGTCAAGAAGGAAACCGGGGTGGACTTCGATTATAAGGTGGGCACCATGATCGAGCTACCCAGGGCTTGCGCTACGGCCGATGAGATTGCGGAAGAAGCCGAGTTCTTCTCCTTCGGCACCAACGATCTCACCCAGACCACCTTTGGCTTCAGCCGGGATGATGCCGAGGCCAAATTCCTGCCCCAGTACCTGGAAGAGAAGATCTTGAAGGAGAATCCCTTTATGGTCCTGGACAGGCAGGGAGTGGGTAAGTTTATGCGCATGGCCGTAGAGCTGGGGCGCAAGACACGGCCTGAACTGGAGGTGGGCATTTGCGGTGAGCACGGTGGAGAGGCCAGCTCCGTGGAGTTTTGCCACCTCATCGGCTTGAACTACGTGAGCTGCTCCCCCTTCCGGGTGCCCGTGGCGCGCTTGGCCGCGGCCCAGGCGGTAATCAAGGAGAAGAAGGACAAGGAGGCTTCATATAGTACCGAATAG
- a CDS encoding DUF523 domain-containing protein, producing MKSDLPPVLVSACLAGCQCRYDGGANPVPAIRDLVVRGKAIPVCPERLGGLPVPRPPAEIQGGDGRDVLQGQARVVNNEGVDVTPAFIAGARATLEVARRHGTLIAILKERSPSCGSTAIYDGSFRGQTRPGQGVTAALLHSQGIKLFNEETWKKQAPCL from the coding sequence GTGAAATCCGACCTACCTCCCGTTCTCGTAAGCGCCTGCCTGGCCGGCTGCCAATGTAGATATGACGGCGGAGCCAACCCCGTACCGGCAATCAGAGACCTGGTGGTCCGGGGGAAGGCCATCCCCGTGTGCCCGGAAAGGCTGGGAGGGCTCCCCGTTCCCCGCCCGCCGGCAGAAATTCAGGGGGGAGACGGTCGGGATGTGCTGCAAGGCCAGGCACGGGTGGTGAACAACGAAGGCGTGGATGTAACACCCGCCTTCATCGCAGGCGCCCGTGCAACCCTCGAGGTGGCCCGCCGTCACGGAACCCTAATAGCCATCCTTAAGGAAAGAAGCCCTTCCTGCGGAAGCACCGCCATCTATGACGGCAGCTTTAGGGGTCAAACCCGGCCCGGCCAAGGCGTCACGGCAGCCCTTCTGCACTCCCAGGGGATAAAGCTGTTCAATGAAGAAACCTGGAAAAAGCAAGCCCCCTGCCTTTAA
- a CDS encoding DUF4342 domain-containing protein — translation MSTELEKIDILRKRVGLSSREAKQALDEAGGDVIEALIRLEEGKKEETVHALETWGERLLTRIKEILHKGKVTKIKIKKDGKTVAEIPATAGALGVLGVLASTELAILAGISSVAALFNRYTLEIERPGGQVEEHSLDLREKDGGNGA, via the coding sequence ATGAGTACGGAACTCGAAAAAATTGACATCCTGCGCAAGCGGGTAGGGCTGTCTTCCCGGGAAGCCAAACAAGCCCTGGACGAAGCCGGGGGGGACGTTATTGAAGCCCTTATCCGGCTGGAGGAAGGTAAAAAGGAGGAAACGGTCCACGCCTTAGAGACGTGGGGGGAAAGACTTCTGACCCGCATTAAGGAGATCCTCCACAAGGGCAAGGTGACCAAAATCAAGATCAAAAAAGACGGGAAAACTGTGGCCGAAATACCGGCTACGGCCGGAGCTTTGGGCGTCCTGGGGGTGCTGGCCAGCACCGAGCTGGCCATCCTGGCCGGGATTAGCAGTGTGGCGGCCCTTTTCAATCGCTACACCCTGGAAATCGAACGTCCCGGCGGCCAGGTGGAAGAACATTCCTTAGACTTACGGGAGAAAGACGGAGGCAACGGGGCCTGA
- a CDS encoding pyruvate, water dikinase regulatory protein translates to MWNWARPAGRREGSTIGVVYIISDSLGETAEQVVRAAASQFDGGDVDIRRIPYVTEPEHLEEIVAEAAQEKGIIAFTLVLPELKDRLLQLARDHGIGAVDLLGPMLEAMASLTGRSPRLEPGLIRRLDEDYFRKMEAIDFAVKYDNGKDPRGLLYADIVLIGVSRTSKTPVCMYLALKRLRAANLALVPEVPLPEELLSLPRGKIIGLTIHPEHLYQIRQERLKTMGLPARADYATMERIQHELAYAQKVMEQLGCPVIDVTNKAVEDTAVKILEIYYRGEKDGR, encoded by the coding sequence TTGTGGAATTGGGCACGGCCGGCAGGTAGAAGGGAGGGTTCGACCATCGGAGTAGTTTATATTATTTCCGATTCCCTGGGGGAAACTGCCGAACAGGTTGTTCGGGCCGCCGCCAGCCAGTTTGACGGCGGGGATGTTGACATCCGGCGTATACCCTATGTTACCGAACCCGAGCACCTAGAGGAGATCGTGGCCGAAGCAGCCCAGGAAAAGGGAATCATAGCTTTTACCCTCGTTCTGCCTGAGCTGAAAGATAGGCTACTGCAACTTGCCAGGGACCACGGCATAGGTGCGGTTGACCTTTTAGGGCCCATGCTCGAGGCCATGGCAAGCCTTACCGGCCGATCACCGCGCCTGGAACCCGGGCTTATACGGCGCCTAGATGAAGATTACTTCCGGAAAATGGAGGCCATCGATTTTGCCGTGAAATACGACAACGGCAAGGATCCTCGGGGCCTCCTCTACGCGGACATCGTCCTCATAGGCGTTTCCCGGACGTCCAAAACGCCCGTATGTATGTATCTGGCCTTAAAGCGGTTACGCGCGGCCAACCTGGCCCTGGTGCCCGAGGTACCCCTGCCAGAGGAACTTCTATCCCTTCCCCGGGGGAAAATCATAGGTCTGACCATTCACCCGGAGCACCTATACCAGATCAGGCAGGAGCGCCTGAAAACCATGGGGCTTCCGGCCCGCGCCGATTACGCCACTATGGAGCGCATTCAGCACGAGCTGGCCTACGCTCAGAAGGTTATGGAGCAGTTGGGCTGCCCCGTCATCGATGTTACTAATAAGGCTGTAGAAGATACGGCCGTTAAAATACTGGAAATCTATTATCGGGGGGAAAAAGATGGCAGGTAA
- a CDS encoding cytidine deaminase: MDKTYDGEALIRAAAGARERAYAPYSRFPVGAALLTSSGRVYTGVNIENASYGLTVCAERVALWKAVSEGEREFVALAVVGGDRPFTFPCGACLQVLAEFAPDLEIITGLPEGRMLKERLKDLLPKAFVL, from the coding sequence ATGGATAAGACCTATGACGGAGAGGCACTGATAAGAGCTGCCGCAGGAGCCAGGGAAAGGGCCTACGCACCTTACTCTCGTTTTCCGGTGGGAGCCGCTTTATTGACGTCCTCGGGCAGGGTTTATACAGGCGTTAACATCGAGAATGCTTCCTATGGCCTTACGGTTTGTGCCGAAAGGGTAGCCCTCTGGAAGGCGGTTTCCGAGGGGGAACGCGAATTTGTCGCCCTGGCGGTAGTAGGGGGCGACAGGCCCTTTACCTTTCCCTGCGGTGCCTGCCTCCAGGTGCTGGCGGAATTTGCCCCTGACCTGGAGATTATAACCGGCCTGCCCGAGGGAAGGATGCTTAAGGAACGGCTAAAGGATCTTTTGCCGAAGGCCTTCGTCCTTTAA
- the era gene encoding GTPase Era, whose protein sequence is MAEVKDHRSGFAGLIGRPNAGKSTLLNALVGQKVAIISDKPQTTRNRILGVYTAQDAQIVFLDTPGIHKPHHRLGEYMVSLARQTLKEVDVVVYVVDVSVEPGAGEEYILGFLKEIATPVVLVFNKIDLINGRQLDKTKGFFYSRFQPAEAVAVSALQGLNVDLLPPLIIRHLPPGPQYYPPDQVTDQPENLLIAELIREKILLLTEEEVPHAVAVVVEEVAPRPNNMLYVAATVYVERDSQKGILIGKGGRMLKEIGTLARRELEGLLGNKMYLDLRVKVKKNWRKQETALKQLGYVLAKGD, encoded by the coding sequence ATGGCGGAAGTCAAGGATCACCGTTCGGGTTTCGCCGGCCTTATCGGGCGGCCCAACGCGGGCAAATCTACCTTGCTTAACGCACTGGTAGGCCAGAAAGTGGCCATCATCTCGGATAAACCCCAGACCACCCGCAATAGGATTCTGGGAGTTTATACCGCTCAAGACGCCCAGATCGTGTTTTTGGATACGCCGGGAATACATAAACCCCACCATCGCCTGGGCGAATATATGGTTTCCTTAGCCCGCCAGACTCTCAAAGAAGTGGACGTGGTTGTTTACGTAGTAGATGTTTCGGTGGAACCCGGCGCAGGGGAAGAATATATCCTGGGTTTTCTTAAGGAAATAGCCACCCCGGTGGTCCTGGTCTTTAACAAAATAGATTTAATTAATGGCCGGCAACTGGATAAGACAAAAGGGTTTTTTTATTCTCGCTTTCAACCGGCTGAGGCGGTGGCTGTTTCCGCCCTGCAGGGCCTCAACGTGGACCTGCTGCCCCCCCTGATAATCCGGCACCTGCCGCCGGGACCCCAGTATTACCCGCCCGATCAGGTGACGGACCAGCCGGAGAATCTGCTCATAGCGGAGCTCATCCGGGAAAAGATCCTGCTTTTAACCGAGGAAGAGGTACCCCACGCGGTAGCCGTGGTGGTAGAGGAGGTAGCGCCCCGCCCCAATAATATGTTATACGTGGCAGCCACCGTTTATGTGGAAAGGGATTCCCAGAAGGGCATCCTTATCGGGAAAGGAGGTCGCATGCTGAAGGAAATCGGAACCCTCGCCCGCCGGGAACTGGAAGGTCTTTTGGGCAATAAAATGTACCTGGATCTGCGGGTAAAGGTCAAAAAGAACTGGCGAAAGCAGGAAACGGCCTTAAAGCAGCTGGGCTACGTGCTGGCAAAAGGGGACTAG
- the recO gene encoding DNA repair protein RecO, translated as MAGLYQVQGIVLSTQDFREADRILHILTPNRGKITAIAKGVRKAHSNLRSGTQRLCLARFLLYDGRSMATVTQCQVEDFFAPLRADLERLLTACYLAEIADVSVPAGQASPEMFGLLRRSLGLLVRENPHLVARAFEARAISVLGFAPRVNLCAACGAPLEEGLIPFAPAAGGALCSRCSRQYGAQYRVSREALAVWRNLASMGGSHLSRLKLSPRCQRELAEILPAYLEYYLDRRLKSRILMEQIREDAYEYGTRKN; from the coding sequence GTGGCAGGCCTTTATCAAGTACAGGGTATTGTGCTTTCCACCCAGGATTTCCGGGAAGCAGATCGCATTTTGCATATTTTAACCCCCAACCGGGGAAAAATTACCGCCATTGCCAAGGGGGTGCGCAAGGCCCACAGCAACCTGAGGAGCGGCACCCAGCGACTCTGCCTGGCTCGTTTCCTGCTTTATGACGGCCGGAGCATGGCTACGGTAACCCAATGCCAGGTAGAAGACTTCTTTGCTCCCTTAAGGGCAGACCTCGAAAGGTTGTTGACCGCCTGCTACTTAGCCGAGATAGCAGACGTTTCAGTGCCGGCCGGTCAGGCCAGTCCGGAGATGTTCGGCTTGTTGCGCCGGAGTCTTGGCCTTTTGGTCCGGGAAAATCCTCACTTGGTAGCCCGGGCCTTTGAAGCTCGCGCCATAAGCGTGCTGGGATTTGCCCCGCGGGTCAATCTCTGCGCCGCTTGCGGGGCCCCCCTGGAAGAGGGGCTTATACCCTTTGCCCCTGCGGCCGGGGGCGCCCTTTGCAGCCGCTGCAGCCGGCAGTATGGGGCGCAGTATCGCGTATCCCGGGAGGCCCTGGCCGTTTGGCGTAATCTGGCGTCCATGGGCGGCTCCCACCTCAGCCGCCTGAAATTGTCTCCCCGGTGTCAGAGGGAGCTGGCGGAAATTCTGCCTGCTTATTTGGAATACTATTTAGACAGAAGGCTCAAATCCCGTATTTTAATGGAGCAAATTAGGGAGGATGCATATGAGTACGGAACTCGAAAAAATTGA